The segment ttacaatttacaatgtcttatttcttcctttttctccctaacctagtgaagagcacaggttattcatattgtactgtcattgtaatctgaattatttgtctaatttgaaTCTTGCTTAGCCAAACTAGATAGTATACACAAATGCCCAGATGTTACAATCCAAATGAACTGACAATtgacttttccagctttggactaaacatgttcaagttcGCCCTCAGGAACCCACGTCAGGTGCGATCCTGAGAACGAAGGGgggatgttgggccatggttttgtgtgaaaccacacttcggcctacatgtgccatcaaaccctgaagccgcatgttcccccaggactccgtctcccaggggccattaaaaaccagagcaaggaactcagtctcccagcaggcaacaacttcacacagaggggtggaaaacccccccagggacacaggtttcaactcccattggtcactctggaccccatgacctgtgaggtcaccgggccaatataagccaggttctccagcttcttgctcgatctctctttttctacactccctccaaggagagaaggcggtcgagcctcttcatcctcttcctacgatccttccacaggagggaaggctgtcgagcctcttctccagctcacatcttctcttcccatccaactcttcgagaggagcacaaaggtgcagcttccagctcatcttaccaaggaaacctcttcgcactccaagctctgccaacccttcaagcagcgactcgatgtcctgctgtaagaacttcaaacagcaactgaactcaaccgaaaccagcaagacgacacaaaactgcgaactgcacagcaacttcctttttcccctttccacggactggtaacacatctgggcttaataattatactaggctaagcaagactgtttattcgattctgtgtgaggtttataagtttgatttgtggtgttgtgatattttgggtacaagttattgagaaagtaatgttagtctgttatgctcttcacagtctttcgttgcatccaatctagtaacttcctctaatttggcacacacacagacgcacgcataactcttcacctcattatctctacaggtcgtaaacattccaataggtgggggacgggtgttatctctttggccagcgaccatcttgaaagcacgctgactcacacagacacacgcacatacctatctttgtttagcaattagaccgttagtaatttgtgtttttatcctttattatattcataataaatgtttttctttcacaaatgtttttttattaatgttgcataagtgaatttcgccaacctctacactgtcaagaaccccatatctttcaacttagctaactatctatatggtaattttggttatagttattaatttaattgttaatcagagttccaaaatttgtagttagaaccttaatctatgagacttaatcaataaattggctatcttttcccttcctttgaagggtggtgccccgaggtaactttaatcaattaaagttattatttaatattaataataaaatattaatatctaatattttattttgataaccaaatttatttaatgccgaaaggcacaccattttatggtatcacgtttgatgcattatggcacaacacagCTCTGTGAAGCTGTAAGGCTAAATGCTAATTTGAGCATGCCATCACACTTTAATGATGAGATGCTGATTCCAATCAAAAATGATCATCTTGGTTTAGCGTGTTGCATATATTTGCTTATTTGCACTGAACACAAAGCACAGATGAAACTGTTGTGGATACAATTCGTTTTTCAAGTACTTACTGTAGGTGTAAACCTAACACATTCTGGTTTCTTTGTGGCAAAATTAAGGGAATTTAAAAGTTAGCACAATTTATCTAACTCAGACCATATATACTAAAGACCGTATAAAGAAGCACAATGCATCCCCATGTCCACCtgttgtaaaaaacaaaaattaagttaaaatatATAAGGAACTGCAGACAGTGTCTGCACAGTGGCGATGGTGGTGTGGAGCCATGGTATCAAAGTCCTGGGATACACACACTTAACCACTTGCTAATCGGTCTCAGCTATCAATCATCAAAGCATCaagtaactaattaaaaccaaaccacagAAAGAACACTtcaacatgcatcagtgtgattacAACTCCCTAAAACATCTTTGAGAGTAAAGATTGTCTAATgtgtactgcagtcagccatCAGGGTGAATCACACACAGTCTAAAGTTAGGACCAACTGACACTGCCACCCTTACAGCTACACCTCAAGCATGAATAAAAAGCAGTGAACAACTGATGATCACCAGACAGAAAACCTTTTCTTAATATTAAgcttttgcttttaaaaaatattcgCAAATCAgctgcaaatgaaaatgtttcaggGAGTGAGGACAAGTGGAAACAATTCTTAGCATTGATGTCCAGGACAGCTCATTCCTATCCGTACTAACCAAACTTTACAAGATTATGTAAAGTTAGTTTTTTCAAAAATATCTCAATAATATTTTTGTTCTACTAGACCGCACATTGAGTAACTTGCTGGTACTTGGCAGTGGAGGGAATAGTTGTTGGTCTCATCTGCTGCtggctgcatttgtttttatcccTCCCAACCACTGATGGGTTAGGGTGAGCTCAGTGGTAAATATTTTGTCAGTGCTTCTGATTTGATTATTTGACCATCCTGTATACATCCTATGTATCCTGTATGCATCCTGTATACATCCTGTATGCATCCTATAGTACATCCTATAGGCGCATAACAACTATGATATAtacatattacattatattatatgtcCATTCTGCAGTTCCTAAGTTTATCAACATTCAAGGAtttaagatgaaaaaaataattatgaatTCATGTATGCAgctaataaatacattttcttaaaacaaCCCCAGCAAAAATGTATTCTCTAACATTTATCCAGCTTTGTCAGAATAACTTTTTAAAAGGGTTTGTTATTGTGCAGCCCGGTCAGACACGTGCAGTAGAGACATGCACGTTGATAGTTTTCTTGCAGTCATGGTCACAGAGCCGCGCGAGGTGTAACACTTGACAAGAGAAATAGCTGCAGCACAGCCGCTAACCTTTGGCCTACTTAATACAGCGACAGGCGGCACAGTGAAAGCTCAGTGATCTGCGAGGTTACCGCTGGTTTCCCGTGCaacacatgaaaccacattacTGTCACACGTTTCTACAAACAGAAAGCAAACatacaagaaagaaaataactTGCTTATGACCTCAAGGGAAAGTCACTTGTAAAGAGTACCTGACAAAGATAGCCTCACGACAGTTGTCTGTGGTTCTGTGTTAGGCTTCCATTTAGCTCTAGGTGGAATTCATCTGCTGCCTTTTGGGAAAAATACAAGTGTAGATCCCACAGTCTCTCCGGGACAAGTGCTCTTCCTGTCTCTGACCATGAGTGAGTCCATGAGTAGAGGTTTGAGAGAGCTGTGCTTGTGTGacaatgagggagagagaaagcacACTGAGTCGAGAGGGGGCGGGGGCGTTATGTGCTTCTGAATGAGCAACTTAAGGCGGAGACTTTTCCAACAGCCACATGGACTCATAGTATACAGCAGAGGAGGGGATTTGCACAGTGGCCACGCTAGCTGCATGACAACATGTGTTGCCAGTATAGCCCACACTCTAGCTCAGACTAAATGAATCCCACTGACTTTGACGATCTGCTGACTCTTCcattttctggaaaatgtctctgCAATGAAATTAATAGATATTTATGGTTCCCTGAGGATAAACCCTCAGTGATACCTACATGTCTAGTGCTATCACCAAGTTGACTTTTCCTCTTGTCCAGTTTCTTTTTGGTCTAATTAACACTTCCATTAACCTCAGGTAGTGCACTATGgtatttaaaatgcatcatgGGCCTGAAAGGTGGTATGGCCGTGACTTTTGTATACAATCCTCCATAATAACTGACTCAAACAAAGATGAGCTGATTGTGGCCCCAGTAGTCTGTAACACCCTTGGTCCAACCATGGACCTTTGAAAGGGTGGGGGGTGCATTGTTCTGCCTTTATGCTGGCAGTGGAGTTTGTCATAGAAACAAATCCAGAGTCTGACAATACTGTTAGACGAATACCTCTGATTTTGGAAGGCAACCGTGGTATGTAAAATCGCACATGCTGTTGGCAAAACGAAAGTTTTTTTGGTTCAGCCTGGAATCTGAGGAGAAAAGGGGAACTTGTGTTCTTCTGCATATCTGCTTGTCAGTTCATGCAGATATGCCTGTTTGACTAACATCTGTCTTCAAGCCAGGTTTTCTTAACACCTCACTGAACTCATCTGTCTTGTCcttttcattacattacatttcatttagctgatgctttatccaaagcaacttacaattagtgcattcaaccatgagggtacaaatccagaacaacaagaatcaagaaagtgcaataagtaagtgccatttaagtgctactaaatttttttagtttaaactaaagtttttaattttttaatttttaattttttttattcaaggtatagtcggaagagatgtgtttttagtttggggtgaaagatgtgtagactttctgctgtcctgatgtcatcggggagctcattccaccatttaggagccaggacggcaaacagtcgtgattttgttgagtgtttagctcgcagtgagggagcaacaagccgattggcagatgcagagcggagtgaacgggctgtCCTCTTCCTGCACAGCTTCCATCAGCTAATTGTGGCATGCGTATTTACACTGTCTGACAAGTCACAACAAGAAAAGCTACTCACTCACTTATGAGTGTTTACATGTCCACATTGAAAAGTGTCAGAGGCCACGACAAGCAATTCATTTTTTGCAGTAGGCTGCCATTTGTACTATTTTCTGGTTAACAACTTTTGTTTGGCTACACTAACTCTGAAATACACATACAGAAATACACTAACCTCGGCCTATATATAAGCTCACCCGCTGAAACtgtatcttgtttgtttaatctgcccataaacagaaatataaatttaacattttacgTGGAATTGCATTTTGGATCTACACGGCTCTTGATAAACAACATATATTTGTCTGCTCAGGTTATCGTGCTGTAGTGCAGACCCAATCGCTCAACTTGTCCTGCAAGTCCTGCTTGTCCCGCGTCTCAGACACACATCCTGAGGTCCAGTATCCACAGCATTCCATCACAAAGTGATGTTACATTCAACAGATAACGCATTGTGTGAAATACCACGTTCTGTCCCTAGATGACCTGTTTCTTTCTATTCTTAGGTTCATGCTCATTATCAGAACAGGATTGATTTGtggacatttattttcatttaattatgtgtACCTGAATTAAGTGGTTGTCCAGCATAATGTTTTGCTCTCATTCCAAACATCAATGGGAAAAATGTATGCCCATCTAAGAATAGTATTTTCTATTCACAGCACatattggatggatggatggatgaacagcTGTTCCAGTCTGCAGCTGTTCCTCTAGAAgagtttaaaggaatagttcagtgaaaaattaaaaaattcactcatcatctactaaccactatgccgatggaggggtgggtaaagtgtggagtttcaggggtaaacttgTTACAACCGAATCCAAAACAGTTGAAGTAACCGGCGACTTAtacttcagatgtaataaaacaacagaaaaaacataacgtGCCTCCATagtgctcgtgtggtgtcatcaaagggtccgcaagccccgacattcatctttgactcaaaacaaggtcattgGAAGTGGACTAAGCTAGCGTGACACATGATGTGTCCGAGGAATCCGTGAACGCACCTCGTAGAAAGATGTCAGTGGCGTTTAGACTAAAAAGTGTGCATTGGACTTCTGGGGTTTCATACTACTGGACTACTTGGATTTAGGCTCAGTATATTCTTTAAATAAGCTTCTCTGCTAGAATACAATTGTATCTGCTGCCTTAGGTTAACTAGATTTCTAGTTTGTACTGTTTTGTCTTACCTTGAATTGTATGAGCTCGATACTATAGGCCTCGCACTTGTTTACATTACCGTAACCTTTCCTCTCTGATCTATCCCACCCGTTCCACACATACCCAACACCTTGTCACAGGGGGGCTCTGGAACTGCCAGTCAGCTACCCGCAAGACAGACTTCATCTATGGCTTTGCTACCCAGCAATCGCTTGACTTCCTTGATCTCACTGAGACTTGGATCACACCGATCAAAAGATCCACccctgctgctctctcctcggccttctctttcacccacacacccagaccCACTGGTAGGGGTGGTGGTACAGGTTTACTCATCACCACCAAATGGATTTTTCTCTCTACCCGCTTCCACATTTTACCCCTTtgtcttttgaatttcatgctGTGAAATTGTTGTTCTCCACCGTCCACCAGGACTTTTGGGAGATTTCTTGGATGAATTAGACGTCCTCCTATCGAACATCCCGGAAAATGGCCCTCCACTTGTCCTTCTGGGTGACTTcaacatccagacagagaagtcatctgacctactacttttactttcttcctttgctctctcactcagtccttcCCCTCCTACTCACAAAGCTGGTAACCACCGTGACtatattttcaccagaaactgcTCTACATCTAACCTCACTGTAACCCGTCTTCATGTGACCACTACTTTATCTCTTAcactctcccactctcacaATCTGACAACCCaaccacatcaacagactctgtacctgtccgtctctccctctctccctcctctacatttagtagcacttatatgacacttacatatagcactttgttAGTTGGTTTAgatttcttgaagaaaattgtactttcttgattcttgctgttctgggtttgtatcCTCATGGTTGCATCGattattgtaagtcgctttggataacAGCATCAGCTaaaggaaatgtaatgtaatgtaatgtaaaaacatggtgtaaaagaTGCcggcttacagacacttggatgacaccacaggagacacaccaacaaagtttacccctgagatttcagaagtgttttgtggactcaaacaattcacccaaccctccatcggcatagcggtgagtagataatgagtgaattttcatttttcagtgaattATGTCTTCGGCTGTTACTGTCTATCGGAAATCTTAAACACTCAATAACACTTCTTACACAGTTACCCCCATCTACCATGCAGGTCGAGGCACACATCCCTGATTGTATTGCAGCCACAATGAAACAGGATGCAGGATGAGACTGAGCTTGCCTATGGCAACAATCCCATTTCATCAATGCACAGGTTGTACAGGCTGTAGTGTAAGTTTTAAACTAATAGAAATAGTTAACTAACTAAATTGACATTTTTACCCATGTCTGGGAGATagtttcccccttttttcttaACTTTAAAAGAATAATCAAACAAGGTTTAGTGGTTTGAAAAACAGCACCGTGACTAAATTGCCTACGAATAAAATGAGGATTCAATCTTTTTACATGCTTACCATTTGTCTTCCTCTGAAGCagcttgttgtttttccatttcaaaaGGCTTGTTTTCAGTTTAGTGCTAATGTCTCTCTGTGCATCACTGACAAGTCACTGCAACGAGTGTCAAGACTCTACACACTGGGTACAAGACACTGACAAATCATTATACTGGCTGTCAAAGAATTATCTAAGTCGGTCAAAGTGAGTCTCTGCAGGGGTGTGGGGGTACTCACGTTCAAAGCAACACAGCTGTCAGCTGAGAGGACCAGTCAAGTCTTTTGCAATATAAACTCACAAATAGTGTGACATTCAAACGATTGAAATACACTGAGTTTTTGTATATATCAGTTTAGACTTATTTGACATGTTTAAGGTTGAAACAAATGTAAATCATAGGCGCCACaccaaaacatgtttgtttaaattcCTCAGATGACCTATGTCGATGTTGTCCTGACAGCCAgattaataataacacaaaagcAGAAGCAGTGTGACGATGCAGACTCAAGTCTATTTTAAGGAGGAAGCTGTTGGGTTGATGGTTGGGCTTTAGTTGTCAGACACTGACAGTGGAGACGCTGGTTCACATCCCAACACCTCTATTACTTCACCATTGTCTCTCCTTTATTCCTCATTTCGCAAGATAGTGAAAAATTACAGATGTTGTCATGTGGGTACAGTTTGTcagaaacagagacactgagTGTTGGGACTAACAAAAAGACTAAAAGAGAGGCCAGTCTTCTTTCGTGAGAACCAAGGAAATACAATTGTCGACAGGGTGAAGATTCTCTCACATTTTCTCACCAGTGGTCCcttgatttatatttgtgtgcaaTATTATAATTAgactacttttttattttttaaaggagCTTTCTTCATTCCTTATATTATGTTGTTGTTTGCCTGTGGAATACCGTTCTTTTTCCTGGAGACTTCTTTGGGCCAATTCCCAGTCTTCTTTGTGAGAACCAAGGGAATGAAATTGTCAGTCAAGTCAAGTGATTAAATTGTGTTTAACATGCATGATAGCACACCTTAACGTTGGACAACTTGCAGGTCAACAACAATCTTTTACTATAAATAAGATgatagttttagttttgtgaCTCCAATTATGACATAAAGGTGTTGACATTGGTACCATCGGCTTTTTCAGCACCATGAAGACAGAGTGCACTACTTataatgacatttaaacatTACTAGTGATTAATAAAGACCACAGCTGTGCATGTGCAGATTGTGTTCATCTTTTcagatcaaactgaaaacaagtGCAGATGCACAAGTGATCAAACAGCATTTTGCTCAAACTGTGTTtaactgttttataaatgaacaGCTGAATAGAGACAAGTGAAACAGTTGTAAATCGTAAAATGACCTCATAATCACTATTGTGTGTAAATGGATAAGTGGAGCTCTGATTCCAGCGAGAGTGCATCGTTGGCTCCCTCTAGTGCATCCTGATATATGGTACAGTATTTGACTTAAAAGGAAGGTTCAGTACtttatatatagagagagagctttttgtgttatttatcgTGCTGTTTAGTATCATAGTTTGGTTTAGGAAATGCCTAACATTATATATAACACCTAAAGCACCAGGAGATCATACTGAAGTTAAATAAAGCTGCACCACTGACAAAAACTTAATAGTCCAGAtttgtttctcctgtttttgGTTCAAttatgaaagttttttttaaatcgtaacaataatgataataatgaataatttagGTGGTCAAGATGACTTCTCCACGTTTCCCGTTTGTCGTGATATCCCACATTTCTCAGAAAATACTCAAACCTGGCAGCTCATTGTTGCTGCATTGATCTCaccagaaacacagagaggggggagggggtctCATTTTAAACAGAACTTTCTGACATTACTAATGAGCATAATGGATAATACAAAACAATTCTGCTTCTCACCCCACTTTTGTAATAGATTGGCtcaataagaaaaacaatattgacCAATGAAAAACTAACTACTGTGCGTATGATGCTGCCATGTGATACGACCCAGCTccttcaaatgtattttatagaACAAGACAGAGACAAACGTGAGTTGCTGTAGTGCAATGATAAAAGAGACCACCCCCCTAAATCTTTTAAATCTTGGCTGACAGACAAAACAGATACTAACAaaaaactgagtgtgtgtgagagagagagagagagagagagagagagagagagagagagagagagagagagagagagagagagagagagagagagagagagagagagagaccctgcTCTTCTGGTTTCAACTAAAGAAAAAACTGGATCTATTAGTTTCAGTGGCCACTCCTCACGGACGTCTACCCACTTAAAGGGTTGATGTTTTCATTCTGCAGgttcagaggaggaaacattcCAACAGGTCAAGGTAAAAACAAGCATTTTTCAGGTTTACTCTCTAATTTTATATCATATTAAAATCAATGtcataatgttttattactactaataataacCTGTAAtataaccttcttggcagaggtaattaggCCGGACTACAACTTTATGTCCTCTACTGTATTACACACTTACATACACTGTATTTTACTCAGGGATAAAATGgaccaaaaacaaaactcacaGGTGAAAATGAATCTGACGAACCTCGGAACAGGACCAGGACAACCTCAACCCAAACCTCAGGAGAGGGAACAGTGGGCCAGTAAGGTGGAGTTCATCCTGGCAGTAGCCGGACACGTTATTGGTTTGGGAAACGTCTGGAGGTTTCCATATCTTTGCTACAAAAATGGAGGAGGTAAATCTTTGCTGTTGTCGTAGGCTCCCTGGGCCGGAATCAATATGTTGATCAATTGATGTGTTAGACAATATTTTGCAAATGCCGGCACTGGACAAACTAACAACTGTTGACTGACCTCGGACTGGTTTCAGAAGTGAGGGGGGGCAAATGTTATGTGCATCCCGTAATGAGCAACAAATTGATGACTTGATGTTTTTGACCACGGAAACATGGAGctctgtgcatggctccctgcaGAGCTCATACATTCTTGGCTACTGTAGACACATGCTGACATATGGTGTGCAGGCGACAGGGTGAAGATTCTCTCAGATTTGCTCACCAGTGGTCCCTTGGCCCCCTACTCCTGGCGCCCCCGTGACtaacattgatttttatttgtgtgcaaTATTATaacaggacttttttttttgtttttaaaggagcTTTCTTCATTCCTTATATTTTGTTCTTGTTCACCTGTGGAATACCGCTCTTCTTCCTGGAGACGTCTTTGGGCCAATTCACCAGTCACGGTGGAATCACATGTTGGAGAAAAATCTGCCCTCTGTTTGAAGGTAAATCTTCACAGTGTTTGTAGCTGTTTAGTATATTATGATCTgcaaatataagaaaatattaaaaaatactaAGTGATCATAAAACTACCAACAAACATTTTAGCTTGAaagcatttttcattattttgtaacTGCTgcttgtattttttgttttcttcacaacTCTTCCATCAATGAGATCTCAGTATTGGACGCTGCAAACATGTATAGTGTGTATTCACaatgtcacattttaacatCGCTCACTCTCAACAGGTTTAGGTTATGGAAGCCaaattgttgctttttacaCTGGGGTGTATTACATCATTATACTGGCGTGGGCGTTTCTCTACCTGTTTTCCTCCTTCAAGTCTGAGCTCCCCTGGGCGAGCTGTAGCAACAGCTGGAACACAGGTACGGGACCTCGAGACTTTATACAGATATCATGCATCTGTGCAGTGTGATCAGTGCCTCTCGTATTCTTACATGTCAGCTTGGTGTTTGGACCACGGCCCCAATCAaacctcctccctgctcctgtATGGAAATAGCACATCTTCAGTTGTGGAGTTTTGGGAGTAAGTAGCATGAATTAataatattcattcattaatattagctttggtgtttttcttttttcattgttcTTTATGTTCCTTAAATAAACTTTGTGACAGGAGGAGAATCTTGGGCCTGTCCAGTGGAATTGAGCATATTGGAAGTATTCGTTGGGACTTGGCCCTTTGTCTTCTTCTTGCCTGGATATTGTGTTACTTCTGTGTCTGGAATGGAGTGAAGTCCACAGGAAAGGTACAGCAATCAGATCTCATGCAAACTCTGTTATTATCGTGTTCAATCTGACTTGTAATCTCACTATTGGTTGTGTCTCAGGTGGTCTACTTCACTGCCACATTTCCGTATGTGATGCTGGTGGTGTTGCTTGTCCGTGGGCTGACTTTACCCGGGGCTAAAGAAGGGATTACGTACTACCTCTACCCTGACCTGTCCCGCCTCACTGATCCAGAGGtaatcatcctcatcatcatcatcatcatcatcatcatcatcatcatcatgatttcccagaaattacatttatacaCAACAATCTTGGTTTATCATATATATTTGCTATATACGTTCACAGACTTTGATCTTGTAAGACATGACAGTTACACAGATGTGGTCAGGGAGGGAggcatacagtatatatactgtataatgcAGATGACTCCAGATCAAGCTTTTGTATGTggttttgcttttaattaagcAAAAAAGTACTTTGTTTAATACTAAGGAGAGAAAGTGACCTTTGTTGAATAATATGAACATAAAGTTGGTCGATTTCCTGCTCTCTAACATCAACTCATTCAATTCCCTGAGGTATGGATGGATGCTGGCAGCCAGATTTTCTACTCCTTTGGAGTTTGTACAGGGGTTCTGACGTCTTTGGGAAGTTACAACAAGTACAACAACAACTGCTACAAGTTTGTATTATTTAATCTTCACACACTCTATGGAATTCAATTGTGTTCAAGCTGACTGGATTTGAGCACAAGTTTAcgcatatatttattttacttccGCCTGCAGAGACTGTGTCTACCTGTGCCTGTTGAACAGCCTCACCAGCTTTGTAGCTGGCATCGCCATCTTTTCTGTGCTTGGCTTCATGGCAAAGGAGCAAAATGTGGATATATCGATGGTGGCTGAATCAGGTATAGAGTTTTAGAACAATGCCTGATATAAACCCAGATCAAGgctgatgaaatatttaacagtTCTCTCCCTGTACATTTGCAGGTCCAGGTTTGGCTTTTATTGCCTATCCTCGAGCTGTGGCTCTCATGCCATTTCCTCAGCTCTGGGCTGTTGCCTTCTTCATCATGATCATCTTCCTGGGATTAGACAGCGAGGTAGGATGACATGAATCAactctgttgttgctgtgaatgTTATGTTCCGACACCGCGGGCTCTTTCTTACACCCGGTGCAGAGCAAGTGTATTCACTAGTTCCAGACCAGCACGGATCTCATGGGCGTG is part of the Hippoglossus hippoglossus isolate fHipHip1 chromosome 5, fHipHip1.pri, whole genome shotgun sequence genome and harbors:
- the slc6a22.2 gene encoding solute carrier family 6 member 22, tandem duplicate 2, translated to MSSTVLHTYIHCILLRDKMDQKQNSQVKMNLTNLGTGPGQPQPKPQEREQWASKVEFILAVAGHVIGLGNVWRFPYLCYKNGGGAFFIPYILFLFTCGIPLFFLETSLGQFTSHGGITCWRKICPLFEGLGYGSQIVAFYTGVYYIIILAWAFLYLFSSFKSELPWASCSNSWNTAWCLDHGPNQTSSLLLYGNSTSSVVEFWERRILGLSSGIEHIGSIRWDLALCLLLAWILCYFCVWNGVKSTGKVVYFTATFPYVMLVVLLVRGLTLPGAKEGITYYLYPDLSRLTDPEVWMDAGSQIFYSFGVCTGVLTSLGSYNKYNNNCYKDCVYLCLLNSLTSFVAGIAIFSVLGFMAKEQNVDISMVAESGPGLAFIAYPRAVALMPFPQLWAVAFFIMIIFLGLDSEFVFQEALVTTISDMYPSVFHNRCRRKLLLLAINAGSFFIGLLMVTEGGLYIFQLFDHYAASGMTLLFFAVLESVCIGWVYGAGRHYDNIKDMIGYQPWPFMKYCWQYFTAAICTFTLLFTVIRYTPLKFNNTYEYPWWGYTIGGFLALSSTLMVPLWMLYAVSVTPGTMRQRLKVLCTPSKDLPSTALKKASDPESFQTFTDLCTLRKTDNLDNTDDGAQRTSVI